Part of the Rhodobacteraceae bacterium M385 genome is shown below.
TTTCGTGATCTCGTTGCCGGTTAGCGTTTCATACTCCAGCAAGCCTTGCGCCAGACGCTCCAGATCTTCACTACGCTCGGTCAGGATACGTTTGGCGGTTTGATAACCTTCTTCCACCAGTTCCTTCACCTTGTCGTCGATGATCTTCTGGGTCGCGGCCGAGTGGCTGGTGCCGCCGCCATATGCACCCAAGTGCGATTGCTGTTCGTTGGCGTAATCAACGTATCCAAGCTCTTCAGCGTAGCCGAATTGCGTGACCATCGCGCGGGCGATCTTCGTCACCTGCTGGATGTCCGAAGACGCGCCGGAGGTGATGTTTTCCTTGCCGAAAATCAGCTCTTCCGCCACGCGACCACCCATCGCCATGGCGATTTTAGACGTATATTTACGGTAGGATACGCTCAACTGATCCCGCTCGGGCAGCGACAGAACCAAGCCCAAGGCCCGGCCACGCGGAATGATCGTGGCTTTGTGGATCGGGTCGTGATCGGGCACATTGAGGCCCACCACAGCATGGCCCGCCTCATGGTAGGCGGTCAGCTTTTTCTCGTCCTCGGTCATCACCATGGAGCGCCGCTCAGAGCCCATCATGACCTTATCCTTGGCGCTTTCGAAATCTTCCATCGTCACGAAGCGCCGCCCGATCCGTGCCGCCATCAGCGCGGATTCGTTGACCAAGTTTGCCAAATCGGCACCCGAAAAACCGGGCGTGCCGCGCGCGATGATGCGCAGGTCTACATCGGGGCCAAGGGGCACCTTGCGGGCGTGAACGCCCAAGATCCGCTCGCGGCCCTTGATGTCGGGGTTAGGTACTTGCACCTGACGGTCGAAACGGCCCGGACGCAACAGCGCGGGGTCCAACACGTCGGGGCGGTTGGTGGCGGCGACGATGATGATGCCTTCGTTGGCCTCAAAACCATCCATCTCCACCAGAAGCTGGTTCAACGTCTGTTCACGCTCATCATTGCCACCGCCGTATCCGGCCCCACGGGACCGGCCCACGGCGTCGATTTCGTCGATAAACACGATGCAAGGCGCGTTCTTTTTCGCTTGCTCAAACATGTCGCGCACACGGCTCGCACCGACACCCACGAACATTTCCACGAAGTCCGAACCCGAAATGGTGAAGAACGGCACGCCAGCTTCGCCCGCGATGGCACGCGCCAGAAGCGTTTTACCGGTACCCGGAGGGCCCACCAAAAGCGCGCCTTTGGGGATCTTACCGCCCAAACGGCTGAATTTCTGCGGGTTGCGCAAGAATTCCACGATCTCTTCCAGCTCTTCCTTGGCCTCATCAATGCCCGCCACGTCATCAAACGTCACACGGCCATGCTTTTCCGTCAGCAGTTTCGCCTTGGACTTGCCAAAGCCCATCGCCCCGCCTTTGCCGCCACCCTGCATCCGGTTCATGAAGAAAATCCAGATGCCGATCAGGACCAGCACCGGAAGCCACAGGGACAAAATGCTCAGGAAACCCGACTGCTGCTGCGCCCGCGCTTCGATGCGGACATCATTGCTCAGCAGCGTGGCAGTGGTTTCCGCGTCCGATGGCGCAATGGTCGAGAACGCCCCTTCGCCGGTGGTGAACTGCACGTTCTCGCCGTCCAGTGTGGCAGAGATTACACTACCGTTTTCAACCTGTTGCACAAAATCAGAATAGGCCACGGTCCGGCTATTCACTTGGCTTTGACCACCTGAGAACAGGTTAAATAGAGCCAGGATCAGCAGGAACAGAATGACCCAAAATGCGATGTTTCTCGCGTTGCCCAAGGCACGTCTCCTCAAACGGGGGAAGGCGCGGGAAAGACCCACGCGTTTTCTCTAAGATAAGGGGTAAGCGGCTGAGTTCAACGTGAAAGCAAGGATGCGACGAATGATCCTTCATCTGGACACAATCGCAAGACGTGTTCTGCCCCGAAATTCAGCGGCGCGAACCCTGCGAGGCGGTCGTTGTCGAACAGCGCGGGAAGGGTTTGGGCGATATGAAAAGACAGCCCGTCAGGAAGGGCCGCATCTTTGGGCAATTGCGCCCATCCATCGGGTCCAAGGGCACGAAGATTGTAGCGTTCGATCCCTTGGCCCGCAACCTCCCACCGTCCGTCCCAAAGGGGCTGCGTCACCAACGTGTTCTTGAGGGCCGCAAATTCGCGTAGAATATGAAGGTGGCTCTTGCCAACGCGCACTTCGGCCCCCTGCAACGTTCCGCCGCCGCCGCTAAGGGCGCGATCCAAAAGCCCTTCCAAGGCAGAGGCACGGGGGCGGTAAGGTGCGTGGGACACCCACTGAAGGGCGGCTGCCAGAAGCCGCAGTTGGGTATCACGCTCCACCGTCACGAAAGCATCACGGTCGATCCGCAGGTCCCCGAAACGACTTTGCGTGACGTATGAGGCGGCCACATCTGCGGCCCGCGCCCACAGCGCCGAACGCGCCCGGTCCATGCGGTGCGCGGTGTCGCTCAGCCCCGCCACATCAAGCCCAAGCGCGGCAATCGCCTTGCGCACGCGCACCCGCTCATAGGTGTCATCCTCATTCGAGGGATCATCGACATAAGGCACTTTCAACACGTCGATGTAGTGGCGCAGGGCGGCCCGCGTCGTTGTCAGAAGCGGACGCACGATGTGCCAACCGCCCATGGCACGGGTGTTCGCCATGGCCGACAACCCCTCTACCCCTGAGCCACGGGCAAGGCGCATCAAAAGGGTTTCGGCCTGGTCATCTTGGGTGTGGGCCAGAAGGACATGGGCGATATCCCCACGCCAGTCGCCGATCAGACGCAGGCGCGCACGACGGGCGGCGTCTTGCAGGTTGCCCTGCCCGTCCCAGTGCCAGTTCAGCGTCGTGTGGGGATGTCCGAGCGCGGCGCACTCCTCGGCCACTTGCGCGGCCTCCTCGCAGCTTTCCGGCCGCAAACCGTGATCGACGGTCACCACATGAAGGGCGACGCCGTACACCCGCGCCCATCCATGGGCGAGGGTCAGCATCGCCATACTGTCGCCCCCACCGCTGACGGCGAGGGCAATTTTCTCTGGAAAGTCAGGCCCCAAAAGCCGACCCATTTGGTCGGCAAAGTGTTGGGGCAGGTCTTGGGTCACTGACAGTTCAGCCGCCCCATTTCGGCCTGCGCTTCAGCTACCGACGCCGTGCCGGGGAAGCGTACGGCAACTTCCGCGAGCGTCAAACAGGCTTCTTCCGGCTGGCCGATCTGTGCCAAGGCCACCCCGAGAGAGGTCAGCGCCGTGGGCGCCCGTGCGCCCTCGGGCCCGGCAGAGAACGACGCAAGAAACGCTCGCGCGGCGGGGTTCCAACGACCCTGATTGGCCTCTGCCTCTCCGCGCAAGTAATGGGCATCGGCCGATAGCGGCGATCCGGGGTAGGTCTCGGTGAACGACAAAAACAGCGTCGCGGCGTCGCTGTAGTCGCCCGCCTCGAACGCGGCATTTGCCCGGTCGTAATCCGATTGTTCCGCCACCGCCAAGCCCGAGGGCTGCGGCGTGGAAGGCAACGGCGTTGCCTGAACAGCCGCCGCGCCGCCCCCACCGGAGGTGGGTGTCACGCCGCCCAAGGACGGCGTTTCCCCAAGCGAGCCAATGTCGCAGCCCGGTTCCAATTCGCACAGGCGGAACTCCAGATCGCCGATCCGGTTCGTGCCATCGCGCACCACGCTATCGACGGTAAGCTGCAACCGTTCCGTCAGGGACGTGAGCCGAGTCACCTCGGCCTCAATCGCGTTCACCCGGTCCAAGGTAGAGCCGCTGGCCCCAGAACCCGTCGCGCCGCCCGTCGTGTTCAACTCGCCCCGTAGGCGCTGGATTTCGACGTAAAGCACCGACAGTTCCTGCCGGATATCCGCCAATGTCTGCGTGTTGTCCTGGGCCAGCGACGGCCCGGCGATCAACGCGCAACAAACTGCCAATGCAAGCCGCATGCTATCAGGCCCCCAAACCAGCGGAGATGACCGTCACAGCGCGACGGTTCTGGCTGTAGCATGCCTCGGTCGAGCAAATCTGAAGGGGACGCTCTTTGCCGTAGGAAATCGTCCGCAGGCGCGAGTCTGGCACCCCTTGGCTCACAAGGTATTCCCGCACGGACGCGGCGCGACGCGCGCCTAAGGCAAGGTTGTATTCCCGCGTGCCCTGTTCATCCGCGTGACCTTCGATAAGGGCGGTGAATTCAGGGTTTGACAGCAACCACTGTGCTTGCCCCGCCAAGACGCCCTGCGCCTCAGACGACAGGGTGGATTGGTCCACGGCAAACAAGACGCGATCGCCGACGACCGAGTTGAAGTAGGCGGGGCTCGTCGGGTCATTCACGCCGCCGGTGCCGATGCCATTCGCGCCAGCCCCTGCGCCGGCGCCCGTGCCATCTACGTCACCATTCAGGCCGCCTTGGGAACAGGCCGCAAGGGCAAGGGTTGCAACCAAAAGGGTTGGTTTGAGAAAAGAAAAAGTCATGTGCTCTGATCCTCGGAGCTATTGTTTTGTTCAATATAGCATGGGCGGCTTGCCCGCGCCAATTACGTTTGCAGCGGCGACCATGCGGGGTCAGATGCCATGCCGGGCGTTGCGACCCGTTGCAGGTTCCGCCCCGAGATATCGACCGAATAGACCGCCGGCGCCCCATCATCGCCCGGCGTTTCGCGGGTGAACATGATGACGCGACCGTTCGGGGCCCAGGTCGGGCCCTCATCCAGGAAGGATGAGGTCAACAACCGCTCTTCCGAGCCATCGGTGCGCATGACCCCAATGTGGAAGCGTCCGTTTTCTTGTTTGGTGAAGGCGATGTAGTCGCCGCGTGGCGACCAGACAGGGGTGCCATAGCGGCCCGATCCTGCGGAGATCCGGCGCGGCTCACCGCCCGTAGCGGCCATCACATAGATCTGCTGCCCGCCCGAGCGGTCGCTTTCAAAGGTGATCTCGCTGCCATCGGGCGAGAACGACGGTGCCGTTTCAATCGACGGTGCCTGTGTCAGGCGCGTGCGTGTGCCCGTTGCCAGATCAAGCGAATAGATATCGGTGTTAGACCCATCCACGAGGCTGAATACCACCGATTGCCCCGAGGGGCTGAAGCGGGGCGAGAAGGTCATGGTTTCCGCCGGGATCGCCTCTAGTGGGCGACGTTGCACCGTGGCGACGTCCATGATGTAGACCTGTGGGAAGCCGCTTTCATAGCTGGTATAGAGGATACGATCGCCCTGCGGAGAGAAGCGTGGCGCCAGAACAAGCGCCCGAGAATCCGTGAGATACTGCACATTCGCGCCATCATAATCCATGATCGCCAACCGCTTGAGGCGGGCATTTTTTGGCCCCTCCTCTGCAATAAAGGCGACGCGGGTATCGAAGTACCCCCCCTCGCCCGTGATCCGCGAATAGACCTGATCGGCGACCGTATGGGCCATGCGCCGCCAGCTGTCGGCGGGGCCAACGAATTGCAACCCTTCACCCAGAGGCGCTTGGCTGAAGATATCAAACAGGCGGAACCGCACGACAATTTGGCCGTCATCGCGAAGCTCGACCTCACCGGTTATGAGCGCCTGCGCATTGATCGCTTGCCAATCGGGATAGGCCACAGGGGCGCTGAAGTTGGTGATCTGGCTGATGTAGGCATCCTGCGGGATCTGTCGGAACAGGCCGGTGCCGCGTAGGTCAGCGGCAATCACTCGGCTGACGTCTGCGGCCACATCGCCAGCATTTCCCTGGGGCAGAAAGGTGGGCAGCGCAAAGGGCAGTGGTTCAATCACCCCTTCGGTGATCTCCAACCGCAATGGGCCCGCTTGCGCGAAGGCAAAGCTTGGCAGGGCCGTTGATGCGGTCAAAGCCGAGGTGGCGCGAATAAACGTGCGGCGGTTCAACATGTGTAACCTCCTTCAAGGAATTCCGATGGGGTGCAGATCATCTAATCCGAACCCCGCTACGATCAAAAACAAGCGTTGTTGGGGCCGTTGCCGGCTCTTGCGCGGTGGCCTCAGCACATCCCATCAGCGCCGCATGGGCGGCCCTATAGGCCTGCTCTGCGGCACCTGACACGACATGGGCAAACCCTGTTAACCGGATGGAGGCGGCCGAGGGCATGTTGGTCTCGTCCAAGGCCACATCGACCGAAAGCTGGGCCCATTGCGCCTCTGTTGGCAGATCAGCCAAGCGCCAGCAAATCATCGCATCGTCCATCATCCGCGCGACCGCCCCGGCGTCAGGGGCGGGCAAGGCTACGGGCGCATCCGGGTCCGTCACTGGCGCGTCCCTTTCGGGCAGGGCCGTAGGGGCCATGACAGGCAAGCGGACAGGAACGACGGGTGCCGCCCCGAACACAACGGCGGCGTGCCCTTCGGCAAAGGGAAACGGCGGCTGGATCGCCCGCTCCATCGCGTCCGGGCCTTGCGCCAGCGCCGAGGGGGGCAAGGCCGACAGAGGGAACGGATCGTGGGATGGCATGGGAGAACGCCCAAGCCGCGCCTCGACATCTGGCTGCGGGCTTGCCGCGGGCAGCAGCGCCGCAGAAAGCTGGGACACCTGCGGAGAGGCCAGCCCGGCGATTGCCTCCAACGCCCAAGGCCCGGACGGATGCAGGCGCGGTAGGATCGGGGCTTCCTCCAAGGGCGGCATCACAAAGGCCACGGGCTGCACAACGGGCCGGGCATT
Proteins encoded:
- the ftsH gene encoding ATP-dependent zinc metalloprotease FtsH: MGNARNIAFWVILFLLILALFNLFSGGQSQVNSRTVAYSDFVQQVENGSVISATLDGENVQFTTGEGAFSTIAPSDAETTATLLSNDVRIEARAQQQSGFLSILSLWLPVLVLIGIWIFFMNRMQGGGKGGAMGFGKSKAKLLTEKHGRVTFDDVAGIDEAKEELEEIVEFLRNPQKFSRLGGKIPKGALLVGPPGTGKTLLARAIAGEAGVPFFTISGSDFVEMFVGVGASRVRDMFEQAKKNAPCIVFIDEIDAVGRSRGAGYGGGNDEREQTLNQLLVEMDGFEANEGIIIVAATNRPDVLDPALLRPGRFDRQVQVPNPDIKGRERILGVHARKVPLGPDVDLRIIARGTPGFSGADLANLVNESALMAARIGRRFVTMEDFESAKDKVMMGSERRSMVMTEDEKKLTAYHEAGHAVVGLNVPDHDPIHKATIIPRGRALGLVLSLPERDQLSVSYRKYTSKIAMAMGGRVAEELIFGKENITSGASSDIQQVTKIARAMVTQFGYAEELGYVDYANEQQSHLGAYGGGTSHSAATQKIIDDKVKELVEEGYQTAKRILTERSEDLERLAQGLLEYETLTGNEITKVIAGEPLNRGDDDDEAPTSGGTPSVTAIPKLKPKSKPSGDMEPEPST
- the tilS gene encoding tRNA lysidine(34) synthetase TilS — encoded protein: MGRLLGPDFPEKIALAVSGGGDSMAMLTLAHGWARVYGVALHVVTVDHGLRPESCEEAAQVAEECAALGHPHTTLNWHWDGQGNLQDAARRARLRLIGDWRGDIAHVLLAHTQDDQAETLLMRLARGSGVEGLSAMANTRAMGGWHIVRPLLTTTRAALRHYIDVLKVPYVDDPSNEDDTYERVRVRKAIAALGLDVAGLSDTAHRMDRARSALWARAADVAASYVTQSRFGDLRIDRDAFVTVERDTQLRLLAAALQWVSHAPYRPRASALEGLLDRALSGGGGTLQGAEVRVGKSHLHILREFAALKNTLVTQPLWDGRWEVAGQGIERYNLRALGPDGWAQLPKDAALPDGLSFHIAQTLPALFDNDRLAGFAPLNFGAEHVLRLCPDEGSFVASLLSR
- the ybgF gene encoding tol-pal system protein YbgF, which translates into the protein MRLALAVCCALIAGPSLAQDNTQTLADIRQELSVLYVEIQRLRGELNTTGGATGSGASGSTLDRVNAIEAEVTRLTSLTERLQLTVDSVVRDGTNRIGDLEFRLCELEPGCDIGSLGETPSLGGVTPTSGGGGAAAVQATPLPSTPQPSGLAVAEQSDYDRANAAFEAGDYSDAATLFLSFTETYPGSPLSADAHYLRGEAEANQGRWNPAARAFLASFSAGPEGARAPTALTSLGVALAQIGQPEEACLTLAEVAVRFPGTASVAEAQAEMGRLNCQ
- the pal gene encoding peptidoglycan-associated lipoprotein Pal, giving the protein MTFSFLKPTLLVATLALAACSQGGLNGDVDGTGAGAGAGANGIGTGGVNDPTSPAYFNSVVGDRVLFAVDQSTLSSEAQGVLAGQAQWLLSNPEFTALIEGHADEQGTREYNLALGARRAASVREYLVSQGVPDSRLRTISYGKERPLQICSTEACYSQNRRAVTVISAGLGA
- the tolB gene encoding Tol-Pal system beta propeller repeat protein TolB; its protein translation is MLNRRTFIRATSALTASTALPSFAFAQAGPLRLEITEGVIEPLPFALPTFLPQGNAGDVAADVSRVIAADLRGTGLFRQIPQDAYISQITNFSAPVAYPDWQAINAQALITGEVELRDDGQIVVRFRLFDIFSQAPLGEGLQFVGPADSWRRMAHTVADQVYSRITGEGGYFDTRVAFIAEEGPKNARLKRLAIMDYDGANVQYLTDSRALVLAPRFSPQGDRILYTSYESGFPQVYIMDVATVQRRPLEAIPAETMTFSPRFSPSGQSVVFSLVDGSNTDIYSLDLATGTRTRLTQAPSIETAPSFSPDGSEITFESDRSGGQQIYVMAATGGEPRRISAGSGRYGTPVWSPRGDYIAFTKQENGRFHIGVMRTDGSEERLLTSSFLDEGPTWAPNGRVIMFTRETPGDDGAPAVYSVDISGRNLQRVATPGMASDPAWSPLQT